In Pseudomonas sp. MYb327, one DNA window encodes the following:
- a CDS encoding TDT family transporter produces MTCPNIAKPGFKPFSHLQHPREVIRQFTPNWFAATMGTGVLALALAQLPVANPLLHWIAEALWLFNIFLFLLFTVLYAARWAMFFDEARRIFGHSTVSMFFGTIPMGLATIINGFLLFGLPRWGEGVIQLVEVLWWLDVAMSLACGVLIPYMMFTRQEHSIDQMTAVWLLPVVAAEVAAASGGLLAPHLGDAHSQLVVLVTSYVLWAFSLPVAFSILTILLLRMALHKLPHENMAASSWLALGPIGTGALGMLLLGADAPAIFAANDLPGVGEIAAGLGLVAGITLWGFGLWWMLMAVLITLRYLRAGIPFNLGWWGFTFPLGVYSLATLKLASTLHLTFFDVFGCVLVSLLAMMWLIVGKRTVRGAWRGELFVSPCIAGLKK; encoded by the coding sequence ATGACATGCCCTAACATCGCCAAGCCCGGTTTCAAGCCGTTCAGCCATTTGCAGCACCCGCGTGAGGTCATCCGCCAATTCACGCCCAACTGGTTCGCCGCCACCATGGGAACTGGAGTGCTGGCGTTGGCGCTGGCTCAATTGCCCGTCGCCAATCCCTTGCTGCACTGGATCGCCGAAGCGCTTTGGCTATTCAATATCTTTCTATTTCTGTTGTTCACGGTGCTGTACGCAGCGCGGTGGGCAATGTTTTTTGACGAGGCGCGGCGAATTTTCGGACACTCCACGGTTTCGATGTTCTTCGGCACGATCCCCATGGGCCTGGCGACCATCATCAACGGTTTTCTGCTGTTCGGACTGCCGCGTTGGGGCGAAGGCGTGATTCAACTAGTCGAGGTGTTGTGGTGGCTGGATGTGGCGATGTCGCTGGCGTGCGGGGTGCTGATTCCTTACATGATGTTCACCCGCCAGGAGCACAGCATCGACCAAATGACAGCGGTTTGGCTGTTGCCGGTGGTGGCGGCAGAAGTGGCGGCCGCCAGTGGTGGCCTGCTGGCGCCGCATCTCGGCGATGCTCATTCGCAACTGGTGGTGCTGGTGACCAGCTACGTGCTCTGGGCATTTTCCCTACCGGTAGCGTTCAGCATTCTGACGATCCTGCTGCTGCGCATGGCGCTGCATAAACTGCCTCACGAAAACATGGCTGCTTCGAGTTGGCTGGCACTTGGCCCGATTGGTACCGGCGCATTGGGCATGCTGCTGTTGGGCGCCGATGCGCCAGCGATTTTCGCTGCCAATGATTTGCCGGGTGTGGGTGAAATTGCTGCCGGGTTGGGATTGGTCGCGGGGATCACGTTATGGGGCTTTGGTTTGTGGTGGATGCTGATGGCCGTGCTGATCACGTTGCGTTATTTGCGCGCCGGCATTCCGTTCAATCTCGGCTGGTGGGGTTTCACCTTCCCGCTGGGTGTCTATTCTCTGGCAACGTTGAAGCTGGCCAGCACCTTGCACCTCACATTTTTCGATGTCTTTGGCTGTGTGCTGGTGAGTTTGCTGGCCATGATGTGGCTGATTGTCGGCAAGCGTACGGTGCGGGGCGCCTGGCGCGGTGAGCTGTTTGTCTCGCCGTGCATTGCAGGATTAAAGAAATAA
- a CDS encoding MFS transporter: MSSSHPNRASLWFLAITLLSFLAASTAPTPLYHLYQEQLQFSAAVLTVIFGVYALSLLAALLTVGSLSDYLGRKPVIFTSVVLNILAMLLFIYADSVAWLIAARVLQGFATGMATAVLSATLLDTDRQQGPLINSVAPLLGMALGGMGCGLLAEFAPAPLHLTYWLLLALFGGQAVYVWRLPESVTPQAGAWASLRPTLHVPVQARATLWRVLPLNTATWALGGFFASLAPSLVRTATGSTSNLIGGATVAALTLTGALMIFTLRNRPATRALQLGASLLPTGIILFLLGVHSASLPLFFLGTLVAGCGFGAGFLGAVRSLVPLALPHERAGLISAFYVLSYLAFCLPSLLAGSLTRSFGLVATTDGYGAALIILALSALFALMRQRAVTACSAIR, encoded by the coding sequence ATGTCAAGTTCTCATCCAAACCGTGCCAGCCTGTGGTTTCTGGCGATCACCTTGCTCAGCTTCCTGGCGGCTTCCACCGCGCCAACGCCTTTGTATCACTTGTATCAGGAGCAGTTGCAGTTCTCGGCTGCCGTGCTGACAGTGATTTTCGGCGTTTACGCACTGAGTCTGCTGGCCGCGCTGCTGACGGTCGGATCACTCTCGGATTACCTGGGGCGTAAACCGGTGATCTTCACGTCGGTGGTGCTAAATATCCTGGCGATGCTGTTGTTCATCTACGCCGATAGTGTGGCCTGGCTGATCGCCGCGCGTGTGCTGCAAGGTTTTGCCACCGGCATGGCCACCGCTGTTTTGAGTGCCACGCTGCTGGACACTGACCGCCAGCAAGGGCCGCTGATCAACAGTGTTGCACCGTTGCTCGGCATGGCGCTGGGCGGGATGGGCTGCGGTTTGTTGGCTGAGTTTGCGCCGGCGCCGTTGCATTTGACCTATTGGCTGTTGCTGGCGCTATTCGGGGGGCAGGCCGTGTATGTGTGGCGTTTGCCGGAAAGCGTCACGCCACAGGCAGGCGCATGGGCGTCGTTGCGACCGACCCTGCATGTGCCGGTCCAGGCGCGCGCCACCTTGTGGCGGGTATTGCCGCTGAACACCGCGACCTGGGCGCTCGGCGGGTTCTTCGCGTCGTTGGCGCCGTCCTTGGTGCGCACGGCCACGGGATCGACGTCGAATCTGATCGGTGGGGCGACGGTAGCGGCATTGACGCTCACCGGTGCCTTGATGATTTTCACCCTTCGCAATCGGCCGGCCACCCGGGCACTGCAATTGGGGGCCAGTTTGCTGCCGACAGGCATCATCCTGTTTTTGCTGGGCGTGCACAGTGCCAGTCTGCCGCTGTTTTTCCTCGGCACGCTGGTCGCCGGGTGTGGTTTCGGCGCCGGTTTCCTCGGCGCGGTCCGCAGCCTGGTCCCGCTGGCCTTACCCCATGAACGGGCTGGGCTTATTTCGGCGTTTTATGTGCTCAGTTATCTGGCGTTTTGCCTGCCATCGTTGCTGGCCGGAAGTCTCACCCGCTCATTCGGTCTGGTTGCGACTACCGATGGTTACGGTGCGGCGTTGATCATCCTCGCGCTGAGTGCATTGTTCGCCTTGATGCGGCAGAGGGCGGTCACTGCTTGTAGCGCGATTCGGTAA
- a CDS encoding sel1 repeat family protein translates to MKFRSPSDSNTAKPSAVTSPKRFSMRVAEWLLDSPRLGENPNVKHIAGRLLKQPAREGVVAAQSRLGQLMCRECGNARDRRIGQDLLRQAARAGDRRAQQELGLLED, encoded by the coding sequence ATGAAGTTTCGTTCACCATCAGATTCCAACACTGCCAAACCTTCCGCCGTTACATCGCCCAAGCGTTTTTCGATGCGCGTGGCTGAGTGGCTGCTGGACAGTCCGCGCCTGGGCGAAAACCCGAACGTCAAACACATTGCTGGTCGTTTGCTCAAGCAACCGGCTCGTGAAGGCGTCGTGGCGGCGCAAAGTCGTCTCGGCCAGTTGATGTGCCGGGAATGCGGAAATGCCCGGGATCGTCGAATCGGCCAGGATCTTTTGCGTCAAGCCGCCCGCGCAGGGGATCGGCGCGCGCAACAAGAACTTGGCCTGCTCGAAGACTGA
- a CDS encoding glutathione peroxidase, producing the protein MLIRWLAVPALLVALTGLAQAAECPALLQGSLPKLRANESIDLCQRFIGKPLVVVNTASFCGFAPQFKSLEALNQRYKGQGLEVIGVPSNDFKQESRDGAETAKVCYVNYGVTFTMIEPQKVRGDDATHLFKVLAEQSAAPKWNFYKYVVDRQGKVIASFSSLTKPDDPDFIAAVEKALASPPLAAAP; encoded by the coding sequence ATGCTGATACGCTGGCTGGCAGTTCCCGCGTTACTGGTAGCGTTGACCGGATTGGCTCAAGCGGCGGAATGCCCGGCGCTGTTACAAGGCTCGTTGCCCAAGTTGCGCGCCAATGAATCCATCGACTTGTGCCAGCGCTTCATCGGCAAGCCGTTGGTGGTGGTCAATACCGCCAGCTTCTGTGGCTTTGCACCGCAGTTCAAAAGCCTTGAGGCGCTGAATCAGCGTTACAAGGGGCAGGGGCTGGAGGTGATCGGTGTGCCGTCCAACGACTTCAAGCAGGAGTCCAGGGACGGTGCCGAGACAGCCAAGGTCTGTTACGTGAACTACGGCGTAACGTTCACCATGATCGAGCCGCAGAAAGTCCGTGGCGATGATGCGACCCATCTGTTCAAGGTGCTCGCCGAGCAAAGCGCCGCGCCGAAGTGGAATTTCTACAAGTACGTGGTCGACCGTCAAGGCAAGGTGATCGCCAGTTTTTCCAGCCTGACCAAGCCTGATGATCCGGACTTCATTGCGGCGGTGGAAAAGGCCCTAGCTTCACCACCATTGGCCGCAGCGCCCTGA
- a CDS encoding outer membrane protein transport protein, with product MKKVMLKTTISLAVAMASTQIFASGFALNEQSISGMGTGFAGRSSSADDASTIAGNPAGMSRLKREQVTGGVAFIDAHTDISDVSARNGGTNKGDMVPFMGVPMGYYVKPIDDQWAVGFGVYAPFGLVTDYENGFAGRYFGSKSEVKIITFQPTVSYAFNDKVSIGFGPTINRIDGKLESNLSLSPNPAAPDGEVKIKGDDTALGYNIGILVQTTDSTRVGLTYHSKVKYKLDGDTKLDYSLLGPLGQQKFDASLDITTPESVDFSVTHQLDDQWTLYAGSTWTRWSRLKEISVENEGVPALLAARGFGTITEEQNWHDTWAHAIGASYQLNKQWVLRTGLSVDQSPTNNENRSPRIPTGDRKIFSLGAGWSPTDDLTIDVAYSYLREESVKVNDDNDRQNYSAKYENWANGFGIGATYRF from the coding sequence ATGAAAAAAGTAATGCTCAAAACCACCATTAGCCTCGCCGTTGCCATGGCATCCACCCAGATCTTCGCAAGTGGCTTTGCCCTCAACGAACAAAGCATCAGCGGGATGGGGACAGGTTTTGCCGGGCGATCTTCATCTGCCGACGACGCATCCACTATTGCTGGCAACCCTGCCGGTATGTCTCGCCTCAAGCGCGAACAAGTTACCGGCGGTGTTGCATTTATCGACGCACACACCGACATCAGCGATGTCAGCGCCCGGAATGGCGGCACCAACAAAGGTGACATGGTCCCTTTCATGGGCGTGCCGATGGGCTATTACGTCAAGCCAATCGATGACCAATGGGCGGTCGGTTTCGGCGTCTATGCACCGTTCGGCCTGGTAACCGATTATGAAAACGGCTTTGCTGGCCGTTACTTCGGCAGCAAGAGCGAAGTCAAAATCATCACCTTCCAGCCAACCGTCAGCTATGCCTTCAACGACAAGGTGTCGATCGGTTTCGGCCCGACCATTAACCGTATCGACGGCAAGCTGGAATCGAACCTGTCGCTGAGCCCGAACCCGGCCGCACCGGACGGTGAAGTCAAAATCAAGGGTGACGACACTGCGCTGGGCTACAACATCGGCATCCTGGTTCAAACCACCGATTCCACTCGCGTCGGCCTGACCTATCACTCGAAAGTGAAGTACAAGCTTGACGGTGACACCAAGCTCGACTACAGCCTGCTCGGCCCCCTGGGTCAACAGAAGTTTGACGCTTCGCTGGACATTACCACCCCTGAGTCCGTGGATTTCTCGGTTACTCATCAGCTGGACGACCAGTGGACCCTCTATGCAGGCAGCACCTGGACTCGCTGGAGCCGCCTGAAAGAAATTTCCGTCGAAAACGAAGGCGTTCCTGCCCTTCTGGCCGCACGCGGCTTCGGCACCATCACTGAAGAGCAGAACTGGCATGACACCTGGGCTCACGCTATCGGTGCTTCGTACCAACTGAACAAGCAGTGGGTGCTGCGTACAGGCCTGTCGGTTGACCAGTCGCCAACCAACAACGAAAACCGCTCCCCACGCATCCCGACTGGCGATCGCAAGATTTTCAGCCTGGGCGCCGGCTGGAGCCCGACCGACGACCTGACCATCGACGTGGCGTACTCGTACCTGCGTGAAGAGTCGGTCAAGGTCAACGACGACAATGACCGTCAGAATTACAGCGCCAAGTATGAAAACTGGGCGAACGGTTTCGGTATCGGTGCGACCTACCGCTTCTGA
- a CDS encoding hybrid sensor histidine kinase/response regulator, with translation MSLSSGLIAAVALAYMAIMFAIAFYGDRRSAPLPPRVRAWVYSLSLAVYCTSWTFFGAVGQAAEQLWSFLPIYLGPILLLIGAPWVLQKMVMISKQENITSIADFIAARYGKSQSLAVVVALICLVGVLPYIALQLKGIVLGVNLLIGAGADAMGVRAQDTALIVSLVLALFTIVFGTRNLDATEHHRGMVLAIAFESLVKLFAFLAVGAYVTFGLYDGFDDLFDQAMLAPRLEEYWKETINWPSMVVQTGVAMMAIICLPRQFHVTVVENIDPQDLRLAKWVFPAYLALAALFVVPIALAGQMLLPSSVLPDSFVISLPLAQAHPALALLAFIGGASAATGMVIVASVALSTMVSNDMLLPWLLRRNNAERPFEVFRQWMLSVRRVTIVVILLLAYVSYRLLGSTASLATIGQIAFAAVTQLAPAMLGALYWKQANRRGVFAGLAAGTFLWFYTLVLPIAAHSLGMSLHSFPGLAWLHSNPLNLPITPLTQGVVLSLAGNFTLFAWVSVLSRTRVSEHWQAGRFIGQEISARPSARSMLAVQIEDLLQLAARFVGEERARQSFIRFAYRQGKGFNPNQNADGEWIAHTERLLAGVLGASSTRAVVKAAIEGREMQLEDVVRIADEASEVLQFNRALLQGAIENITQGISVVDQSLKLVAWNRRYLELFNYPDGLISIGRPIADIIRYNAERGLCGPGEAEVHVARRLHWMRQGRAHTSERMFPNGRVIELIGNPMPGGGFVMSFTDITPFREAAQALTEANEGLEQRVAERTHELSQLNVALTEAKGTAEAANQSKTRFLAAVSHDLMQPLNAARLFSAALNHQEDGLSAETQKLVQHLDSSLRSAEDLISDLLDISRLENGKINPAPKPFPLNELFDTLGAEFKALARDQGLKFRVRGSKLRVDSDIKLLRRILQNFLTNAFRYAKGPVLLGVRRRQGELCLEVWDRGPGIPVDKQQVIFEEFKRLDSHQTRAEKGLGLGLAIADGLCRVLGHTLRVRSWPGRGSVFSVSVPLARAQSALPAKTTELNGKLLSGAQVLCIDNEDSILIGMNSLLTRWGCQVWTARNRDECAVLLGDGVRPQLALVDYHLDNGETGTELMAWLRTRLGEPIPGVVISADGRPETMAQVHAAGLDYLAKPVKPAALRALLSRHLPL, from the coding sequence ATGTCGCTGTCCAGCGGGCTGATCGCCGCCGTCGCCCTGGCCTATATGGCCATCATGTTCGCCATCGCCTTTTACGGTGACCGCCGCAGCGCGCCATTGCCGCCCCGGGTGCGCGCCTGGGTGTACAGCCTTTCGCTAGCGGTCTACTGCACCAGTTGGACGTTCTTCGGCGCAGTGGGTCAGGCGGCCGAACAGCTCTGGTCGTTCCTGCCGATTTACCTCGGGCCGATCCTGTTGTTGATCGGGGCACCGTGGGTACTGCAAAAAATGGTGATGATCAGCAAGCAGGAAAACATCACCTCGATTGCCGACTTCATTGCCGCACGTTACGGCAAATCCCAATCGTTGGCGGTGGTGGTGGCGCTGATCTGTCTGGTCGGCGTGCTGCCCTACATTGCCTTGCAACTCAAGGGCATCGTCCTTGGCGTGAACCTGTTGATCGGCGCCGGTGCCGATGCCATGGGCGTTCGCGCGCAGGACACCGCGCTGATCGTATCGCTGGTGCTGGCGCTGTTCACCATCGTCTTCGGTACTCGTAACCTTGATGCAACCGAACACCACCGCGGCATGGTGCTGGCGATTGCGTTCGAATCGCTCGTCAAGCTGTTCGCGTTTCTGGCGGTCGGCGCGTACGTGACTTTTGGGCTCTACGACGGTTTCGACGACCTGTTCGATCAAGCCATGCTCGCCCCGCGCCTCGAAGAATACTGGAAGGAAACCATCAACTGGCCATCGATGGTAGTGCAGACCGGGGTGGCGATGATGGCGATCATTTGCCTGCCGCGACAGTTCCACGTGACCGTGGTCGAGAACATCGACCCACAAGATTTGCGCCTGGCCAAATGGGTGTTCCCGGCTTACCTCGCCCTGGCGGCATTATTCGTCGTACCGATTGCGCTGGCGGGCCAGATGCTGCTGCCGAGCTCAGTGCTGCCCGACTCTTTCGTGATCAGCCTGCCATTGGCCCAGGCACACCCGGCATTGGCGTTGCTGGCGTTTATCGGCGGAGCTTCGGCCGCCACCGGCATGGTGATCGTGGCCAGCGTGGCACTGTCGACCATGGTTTCCAACGACATGTTGCTGCCGTGGCTGCTGCGCCGCAACAACGCCGAGCGCCCGTTCGAAGTGTTCCGCCAGTGGATGTTGTCGGTGCGCCGCGTGACCATCGTGGTCATTTTGTTGCTGGCCTACGTCAGCTATCGACTGCTGGGTTCGACTGCGAGCCTGGCGACCATCGGCCAAATCGCCTTCGCCGCCGTCACGCAACTGGCACCGGCCATGCTCGGTGCGCTGTACTGGAAACAGGCCAACCGCCGAGGCGTTTTCGCCGGACTCGCTGCGGGGACATTCCTCTGGTTCTACACGCTGGTTCTGCCGATTGCCGCCCACAGTCTGGGAATGTCTTTGCACAGTTTCCCGGGCCTGGCCTGGCTGCACAGCAATCCGTTGAACCTGCCGATCACCCCGCTGACCCAAGGTGTGGTGTTGTCGCTGGCCGGCAACTTCACGCTGTTCGCCTGGGTCTCCGTGCTGTCGCGAACGCGGGTGTCGGAACACTGGCAGGCCGGGCGTTTCATTGGCCAGGAAATCAGCGCCCGACCCAGCGCACGCTCGATGCTGGCGGTGCAGATCGAAGATCTGCTGCAACTGGCAGCACGCTTCGTTGGTGAGGAACGCGCCCGCCAGAGCTTCATTCGATTTGCCTACCGCCAGGGCAAAGGCTTCAACCCGAACCAGAATGCCGATGGGGAATGGATCGCCCACACCGAACGCTTGCTGGCCGGTGTGCTCGGCGCTTCATCGACACGCGCGGTGGTAAAAGCCGCCATCGAAGGTCGGGAGATGCAGCTGGAGGACGTCGTTCGGATCGCCGACGAAGCTTCGGAAGTTCTGCAATTCAATCGAGCATTGCTGCAAGGCGCGATCGAAAACATCACCCAGGGCATCAGTGTGGTCGACCAGTCGCTGAAACTCGTGGCGTGGAACCGTCGCTATCTTGAGCTGTTCAATTACCCGGATGGCCTGATCAGTATTGGCCGCCCAATTGCCGACATCATTCGCTACAACGCCGAGCGCGGATTGTGTGGACCCGGCGAAGCCGAAGTGCATGTCGCCCGCCGGCTGCACTGGATGCGTCAGGGGCGTGCGCACACTTCTGAGCGGATGTTCCCCAATGGCCGGGTGATCGAACTGATCGGCAACCCGATGCCTGGCGGCGGTTTTGTCATGAGCTTCACCGACATCACCCCGTTTCGCGAAGCCGCGCAGGCACTGACCGAGGCCAATGAAGGCCTGGAGCAACGGGTTGCCGAGCGCACCCACGAACTGTCACAACTCAACGTGGCCCTGACCGAAGCCAAGGGCACTGCCGAGGCGGCGAACCAGTCGAAAACCCGTTTCCTGGCAGCCGTCAGCCACGACTTGATGCAGCCGTTGAACGCTGCGCGACTGTTCTCTGCGGCGCTGAATCATCAGGAGGATGGGTTGTCCGCCGAGACGCAAAAACTGGTCCAGCACCTCGACAGTTCACTGCGCTCGGCCGAAGACCTGATCAGCGATTTGCTCGACATCTCCCGCCTGGAAAACGGCAAGATCAATCCGGCCCCCAAGCCGTTCCCACTCAACGAGTTGTTCGACACGCTAGGCGCGGAATTCAAGGCTCTGGCGCGGGATCAGGGCCTGAAATTCCGTGTAAGGGGCAGCAAACTGCGCGTCGACAGTGACATCAAACTGTTGCGCCGGATTTTGCAGAATTTCCTCACCAACGCGTTTCGCTACGCCAAAGGCCCGGTGCTGCTCGGAGTTCGTAGACGTCAGGGTGAATTGTGCCTGGAGGTCTGGGACCGGGGGCCGGGTATTCCAGTGGATAAACAGCAGGTGATTTTCGAGGAATTCAAACGCCTGGACAGTCATCAGACCCGTGCCGAGAAGGGACTTGGGCTGGGCCTGGCGATTGCCGACGGCTTGTGCCGAGTGCTGGGGCATACGTTGCGCGTGCGCTCGTGGCCGGGGCGTGGCAGCGTCTTTAGCGTCAGCGTACCGCTGGCCCGCGCGCAATCCGCATTGCCCGCGAAGACCACCGAACTCAATGGAAAACTGCTCAGCGGCGCGCAGGTGCTGTGCATCGACAATGAAGACAGCATTCTGATTGGCATGAACAGCTTGCTGACCCGCTGGGGTTGCCAGGTCTGGACCGCGCGTAATCGCGATGAATGCGCGGTGCTGCTGGGCGATGGGGTGCGGCCGCAATTGGCGCTGGTGGATTACCACCTCGATAACGGCGAAACCGGAACCGAGCTGATGGCCTGGTTGCGAACCCGTCTGGGCGAGCCGATTCCCGGTGTGGTGATCAGCGCCGATGGACGACCGGAGACAATGGCCCAGGTGCATGCGGCAGGGCTGGATTATCTGGCCAAGCCAGTGAAGCCGGCGGCGTTGCGGGCGTTGTTGAGTCGTCATTTGCCGTTGTAG
- the rmuC gene encoding DNA recombination protein RmuC, which translates to MEERLATANMAQGGVNAQLEACRDEIADLGQANAAKQADLAALRREVELLQIERDDARDAAHAWNIERAGKEAELRRLDAQAASLNAELREQQESHQQRLNDLQGSRDELRAQFAELAGKIFDEREQRFAETSQQRLGQLLDPLKERIQSFEKRVEESYQAEARERFSLAKELERLQQLNLRLSDEATNLTRALKGQKTQGNWGELILERVLEHAGLEKGREYQTQVNLKGPDGERFQPDVIIYLPGDKQVVVDSKVSLTAYQQYVAAEDEAIGQIAIKQHVLSLRNHVKGLAGKDYKRLDGLHSLDFVLLFVPIEAAFSAALQAEPTLFQEAFDRNIVIVSPTTLLATLRVIDSLWKQERQSQNAREIAERAGWLYDKFVLFIQDLDEVGNRLQQLDKAYSSARNKLTEGRGNLVSRSEQLKLLGARASKSLPADLLERAMTDVDGLVELPE; encoded by the coding sequence ATGGAAGAGCGTTTGGCCACGGCAAATATGGCCCAGGGTGGGGTTAACGCCCAGCTCGAAGCCTGTCGCGATGAGATCGCCGATCTGGGCCAGGCCAACGCCGCCAAACAAGCCGATCTGGCTGCCCTTCGCCGTGAAGTCGAGTTGCTGCAAATCGAGCGTGACGATGCTCGGGACGCCGCCCACGCGTGGAATATCGAGCGCGCCGGCAAAGAGGCCGAGCTGCGTCGCCTGGACGCCCAGGCAGCCTCGCTCAACGCTGAGTTGCGTGAGCAACAGGAAAGCCATCAGCAGCGCCTCAATGATCTCCAGGGCTCGCGAGATGAACTGCGTGCGCAGTTTGCCGAGCTGGCTGGGAAGATCTTCGACGAGCGTGAGCAAAGATTTGCCGAAACCAGTCAGCAGCGCTTGGGACAACTGCTCGATCCGTTGAAGGAGCGCATCCAGTCTTTTGAAAAGCGGGTCGAGGAAAGCTATCAGGCCGAAGCCCGGGAACGCTTCTCGCTGGCCAAGGAATTGGAGCGTTTGCAACAACTCAATTTGCGCCTGAGCGACGAAGCCACCAACCTGACTCGCGCGTTGAAAGGGCAGAAAACCCAAGGTAACTGGGGCGAGTTGATCCTTGAGCGCGTGCTTGAACATGCCGGGCTGGAGAAGGGCCGCGAGTACCAGACTCAGGTCAACCTCAAAGGTCCGGATGGTGAGCGATTCCAGCCGGACGTGATCATTTATCTGCCCGGCGATAAACAGGTGGTGGTCGACTCCAAAGTCAGTCTGACGGCCTATCAGCAATACGTTGCGGCGGAAGACGAGGCCATCGGCCAGATCGCCATCAAGCAGCACGTGCTGTCCCTGCGCAATCACGTCAAAGGCTTGGCCGGCAAAGACTACAAGCGTCTCGACGGCTTGCACAGCCTGGATTTCGTCCTGCTTTTCGTACCGATTGAAGCGGCGTTTTCCGCCGCGCTGCAGGCTGAGCCGACGCTGTTTCAAGAGGCATTCGACCGCAACATCGTGATCGTCAGCCCGACGACGTTGCTGGCCACTCTGCGCGTCATCGACAGCCTGTGGAAACAGGAGCGCCAAAGTCAGAACGCCCGGGAAATCGCCGAACGGGCTGGATGGCTGTACGACAAGTTTGTGTTGTTCATTCAGGATCTGGATGAAGTCGGCAATCGCTTGCAGCAACTGGACAAGGCCTACAGCTCGGCGCGCAACAAGCTGACAGAAGGGCGCGGCAACCTTGTGAGTCGCAGCGAACAACTGAAGTTGTTGGGCGCGCGGGCGAGCAAAAGCCTGCCGGCGGATTTGCTGGAGAGGGCGATGACTGATGTGGATGGGTTGGTCGAGTTGCCAGAGTAA
- a CDS encoding TetR/AcrR family transcriptional regulator, which produces MTAPTLRPGGRSARVQESIHSAVRELLEEQDRVTITVPQIAARAGVTPSTIYRRWGDLSALLADVALARLQPETESAKTGSLQGDVRAWAEQYLDEMSSAPGRNMLRDVQSSLKPSYCATIIGGQLQTILDRYPEEQKPSVDRLINMVAAPIVFRILFSEAPLEVEELHRLVKIALSQ; this is translated from the coding sequence ATGACAGCTCCCACTTTACGTCCCGGTGGCCGCAGCGCCCGGGTGCAAGAATCGATTCATTCGGCCGTGCGCGAACTCCTCGAAGAGCAAGACCGCGTCACCATCACCGTGCCGCAAATCGCCGCGCGCGCGGGCGTTACGCCTTCGACGATTTATCGACGCTGGGGCGATTTGTCGGCGCTGCTGGCGGACGTCGCCCTCGCCCGCCTGCAACCGGAAACTGAATCGGCCAAAACCGGTAGCCTGCAAGGCGATGTGCGGGCCTGGGCGGAGCAGTATCTGGACGAGATGAGCTCCGCCCCCGGTCGCAACATGCTGCGCGACGTGCAGTCGAGCCTCAAACCGAGCTATTGCGCGACGATCATTGGCGGGCAGTTGCAGACGATTCTGGATCGCTATCCGGAGGAGCAAAAGCCGAGTGTCGATCGGCTGATCAATATGGTCGCGGCGCCTATCGTGTTTCGAATCCTGTTTTCCGAGGCGCCGCTAGAGGTTGAAGAACTGCATCGGTTGGTCAAGATTGCCTTGAGTCAGTGA